The following is a genomic window from Clostridium fungisolvens.
ATAAAATGAATATTGAAGATATAAGGAGAGAAAGTCTTAGAAAAACAATATCAATAGTACTTCAGGATACTTTTCTTTTTTCAGATACAGTAAGGGAGAATATAAGATATGGAAGAATAACTGCAACAGATAGTGAAGTTGAGAATGCGGCAAAGCTTGCAAACGCAGATTTGTTCATAAAACAATTACCTGAAGGTTATGATACAGTTTTATCAGACAACGGAAGTAATTTATCTCAAGGACAAAGACAGTTGCTTGCAATTGCAAGAGCAGTACTTGCTAAGTCATCTATTCTTATTTTAGATGAAGCAACATCATCTATAGATACCCGTACTGAGGTTCATATTCAGGAGGCCATGTTAAAGCTTATGGAGGGAAAGACAACTTTTGTTATTGCTCATAGATTAAGTACAATTAGAAATGCTGATAAGATAGTTGTTGTAAAAGATGGAGAAATCATCGAAAGTGGACATCATGAAGAGCTTATAGATAATAGAGGTTTTTATTATAATCTCTACAACAGTCAGTTTAATACGGGGATGAGTATATAGAATCTTCTACAGAATCTATTTTGGAAATATAATTTTTGATGCCGGTTGGTACTTATGCGATTAGTTTCATAATTATGGTATTATTTTGATTGTTTTGGTAAATACTACTCTTAAATATTTAAGGGTGATGAATATGCAAAGAATTAAAGACTTCGAATATATGAATGCATATAATATACAAGGTAAAAAACTAGGTTCAATAAAAGAAATATATATTGACTTTTTCAATGGAAAACTTAAAGGATTTGAAGTAAATAGAAGGGGGCTAAAAAAAGAAAACTTCATAGATATACAAGATATAATAACGCTAAATAAAAGTTTGATATTTGATAAATTCAGTAAGGCGCAAGGCCTCCCTTTTTGCAAGATAAAAAGTATGGATGTAGTAGACAAATGTGGAGAGATAGTAGGAGTAGTTGAGGATATAGTTATTGATCCATCAGATTATACCATTAAGGGACTAATAATATCCTCTGGTTTTATAAACAAACTAATAAAAGGGAAGAATATAGTGCTGCTAAGTCAAATCATACTAGGAGAAAAGTTTATTTTGTATTATGGAAGCTATAATGTGCTATTAAAATCAATGCCACATAGCTTTACAAAAGGAGATTGCTATGAAGAAACCTAGTAAAAAAATTATAATTAATTTGATATTAGCGGCAGTGATCCTAATAGTTGTGGTTCTATATATTAAATTAAGGATTATAAGGGAAGTTATCTTTATTATCATTTTTTCCTTCATTGTTTCCTATACATTAAAACCTCTTTTAATGTATAGCATGGAAAAGACCAAGATAAATAAGAAGCTTGGTGCAGGCTTAATTATTTTAGCTGTATTCAGCTTTGTTGTGATTACAATAGTAGGTGTAATTCCTTCACTTTTTAAGGAAGGTGCAAATATAGAGACTATAATGAATTCTGTTGAGAGGTTAGTAAACTGGGTTAATTCGAAAGTACATATGAATCAATATGGAATTTTTGATACTCTAAGTGTGCAAATTAACGAAAGATTAAATGTAGCATTAAGCAATTTTTCTGAGAAGGCTTTTGATAGCCTAGTAGATTTTAGTGAAAATTTGCTTTCGCTTGCAGTTGTTCCTGTTGTAAGTTACTATTTTTTGGCTGAAGGCAATGTGATCGAAAATAAGCTTTTACTATTAGTTCCAATGAAAAAAAGATCTATTATTAAAAGAATAATAAGTGATATCGACAAGGCTTTAGGTAGATATATATTTAGTCAGTTTGTATTATGTATTATAATTGGAGTACTTACTTTTTTTGTGCTAATATGCTTGAAAATACAGTTTCCTATTCTGTTATCAATTTTTAATGCAGTGGTAAACATAATACCGTACTTTGGACCATTGATAGGTGCGATACCTGCTATTTTAGTAGCTTTAATTCAGTCACCAACCAAAGCTATATATGCTACCATATTGCTTTTTATAATACAACAGGTTGAAGGAAACTTGATTTCCCCTCAAATAACAGCTTCAAGTATAAAGATGCATCCACTATTAATAATAATACTTTTACTTATAGGCGAAAAAATTGGTGGATTTTTTGGAATGATTTTAGCAATACCTATAGGAGTTATAATCAAAGTTATTTATGAAGATATTGATTATCATATGTATTAGATATAGATTTCGATGGTTTTACGAATCTTTATTTGGATAGATTCTAATATGAAGTAGTTTATCTGTAAATAGACATTGATAAAGATATGCATACTCCTGAATAATCAACATTATTACAATATAAACCACAAATTGAGCATATTTTTAAGTAAATATTGACAGAGATAAAACATTATCATATAATTTGCCTATAAAGTTAATAACGGTGTGATGACAAGAATAAGTAGATAAATTATGACTACAAAGAGAAGAAGTGGTTGGTGAAAACTTCTTAGCATAGTTATTGAAAGCTATCTTAGAGCACTTTTCTTAAGAGATGTATTTATTAAGTACATAATTAGGGTGGTACCGCGGAAGTATAGCTTTCGTCCCTTGCTGGGATGAGGGCTTTTTTTTTATTCTTTGGAAATTATAATATATAAATCTTTGGAAAACTATATTTTATTATAAGGGAAAAATGATTTATAAAAACAAAAGAATAAAAAGAGAAATCTATCGCCTGCCAGATTTTCCTCATATGTATTCGGAAAGGCAGATGCGCAAAAAAAACCACTGAAGAAAATCGCTTCAGCGACTTTTTATTAATATCTTAAAATATTTGTATATATAAGAATGGAGGAAATAATATGAAATACATGGGAGCAAACGAATTAAGAGATGCATATCTAAAGTTTTTTGAAAGTAAAGATCATCTAGTAATGCCATCATTCTCGTTAGTACCAAAGAATGATAAGAGCTTACTTTTAATAAATGCTGGTATGGCGCCTTTAAAACCATATTTTACTGGAGTTGAAGAACCACCAAGAAAGAGAGTTGCTACTTGTCAAAAGTGTATAAGAACTGGCGATATAGAAAATGTAGGAAAGACTTCAAGACATGGTACTTTCTTTGAAATGCTTGGAAACTTTTCATTTGGAGATTATTTTAAGAACGAGATAATTCCATGGGCATGGGAATTTATAACTGAAACTCTTTCTATACCTAAAGATAAATTATATGTGACTATATATCTAGAAGATGATGAAGCTTTCGATATATGGACTTCTAAAACGGATGTAGATCCAAGTAGAATATTTAGACTAGGTAAAGACGATAACTTCTGGGAAATAGGAGTTGGACCATGTGGACCATGTACAGAAATCCACTTTGACAGAGGTGATGGGAAGATTACTTCTGTAGAAGAATTTGTAAAGGCAGCAGATGAAGATAGAGTAGTAGAATTCTGGAATCTAGTTTTCACACAATTTGATAAAGATGAAGAGGGAAATTATAACAGATTAGCTAAGCCTAATATAGATACAGGTATGGGGCTTGAGAGAATTACTACTATTATGCAAGGTGTAGATAATATTTTTGAGATTGATACCGTTAAAAATATATTAGGAACTGTAAGCAAAATAGCAAATGTAGAATATAAATCAGATGACAATAAAGATGTTTCTTTAAGAATAATAACTGATCACGTAAAAGGTGTAACTATGCTGATATGTGATGGAGTTCAACCTTCAAATGAAGGAAGAGGTTATGTGTTAAGAAGACTTCTAAGAAGAGCTGCTAGACATGGAAGGTTACTAGGAATCAAAGAGCTGTTCTTAACTAAAATAGTTGATTCAGTTGTTGAAAATTATTCAAGTGGTTATCCTGAACTTTTAGAGAAAGCTCAGTATATAAAGAAAGTAGTTCTATTAGAAGAAGAAAGATTTAATGAAACTATAGACAGTGGTATGGATATACTTAAAGGATATATAAATGAACTTGAAGCTGCTAAAGGAGAAGTCCTTTCAGGAGAAAAAGTATTCAAATTATATGATACTTATGGATTTCCATTAGAGTTAACTGAAGAAATACTTGAAGAAAAGGGCATGAAGGTAGATCTTGAAGGCTTTAACAGGGAAATGAAGGAACAAAGAGAGAGAGCAAGAGCTGCAAGAGGAACTACAAGCTACATGGGCAGTGATGAGATTCCTGTAAATAAAATAGAAGCAACTCTAAGCACAAACTTCGATGGTTATGGAACAATAAAACATCAAGGAACAGTACTATTACTTTCAGATTCTACAGAATTTAGAGAAGAGTTATCAGAAGGTGAAGAAGGTTTCTTAGTTGTTGATAACACACCATTCTATGCTGAAATGGGTGGCCAGGTAGGAGATACTGGAATAATAACAGGAGAAGGATTTAAAGCAGAAGTTTTAGATTGTAAGAAGAATCCTGGTGGAAAGATTTATCATGTTATAAAAGTTACTTTTGGTACTGTTAAGGTTAACGATACTGTAAGTCTTGAAGTTGATAATAACAGAAGAAACAGTATATGCAAAAACCATACAGCTACTCATATGCTTCATGAAGCGTTAAGAGAAGTACTTGGTGAACATGTAAACCAATCTGGATCATATGTAGACAGCGAAAGACTTAGATTTGACTTTACTCATTTCTCAGCATTATCAGCTGAAGAGTTATATAAAGTTGAAACTATGGTAAATGAAAAAATAATGGAAGCATACTCTGTTTGTACAGATGTGATGACTATAGATCAAGCAAAAAACAGTGGAGCTATGGCTCTATTTGATGATAAATATAGTGATGAAGTTAGAGTAGTATCTATAGGTGATTTCTCAAAAGAACTTTGTGGAGGTACTCACGTAAGTAATTCAGGACAAATTGGATTATTTAAAGTAGTTTCTGAAACTGGTGTTGCAGCAGGAATAAGAAGAATAGAAGCGTTAACTGGCTTTAATGCAATAAAACACTTTGAAAGTAAAAGTGAAATCATAAGAGAAGTTACTTCAACACTAAAATGTAATGAAAAAGATATTTTAAGAAAATTACATTCACAAACTGTTGATTTAAAAGAAAAGGAAAAAGAAATACAAGAGCTTAAGCTTAAAATGGTTCAAGGTTCTGAAAATGATATTCTAGCTAGTGCTAAAGAAATTAAAGGTGTAAAAGTTGTGGCTTCAACTGTTGAAGGCCTTGATGGAAATGCGTTAAGAGATTTAGCTGATAAAATAAGAAATAAAGTTGGTAATGGAGTAGTGGTTTTAGGAAGTGCTGCTGACGGAAAAGTAAACCTAGTAGCTATGGCAACTAGAGATGCTATAGAAAAAGGAATACATTGTGGTAAGATTATAAAAGAAGTAGCAACAATCGCTGGCGGCGGCGGTGGCGGAAGACCAGATATGGCTCAAGCTGGAGGTAAGAATCCAGAAAAGCTAAACGAGGCATTAGCGAAAGTAAATGAGTTAGTAGAATTATTGGTAAAATAGTGTACATTTCCATAAATATCATTTATAATTATATTAAACATAAAACAGAATAAACAATTGTTAGTAGGTTAATACTAATTTATATGATATTTAAATAATTTTTTCATGTGAACCAGTAAGGGGGTGAAGCTGCCACTTTAAGCAGCGAACTTATGGCAAATAATTTAGATCATACAATGCAATTTGACTTTACAAAGAATAAAAAAGACTTGACAAAGGCTATCTTGAATGAGGTTTATAATTCTTTAAAGGAAAAAGGTTACAACCCTGTAAATCAACTTGTAGGTTATTTAATTTCAGGAGACCCTACTTACATCACAAATTATAATGGTGCAAGGGCTTTGGTAAGAAAACTTGAAAGAGATGAAATTCTTGAAGAGGTAATAAAATCTTATCTAGAGATAAAATAGAGGGTGCCCATTTGGGTACCCTTTAATGTTATAAAATATAATAAAATTTATTTTTTGCTTTTACTTTGGGTATAATTGAATTTTTTTTCATTAAGAAGGTTATTATTTAACTTATAGGGAAAATTAATATTTAATTAAGGATACTTTTTAAAATTATATTAAAATACCTGTAACATATAAAACCATAAATAATTAATGTATCTTCTTTAATAAGATGAATTTTATTTACACAATATATGGGTAGTAATTTGATTCATATATTTAAGTAAAACGTATAAATAAGTATTGCTAATAGACCCTATAGGAGAAAACGATGCGTATAATAGGATTAGATTTTGGACAAAAAACTATTGGGGTGGCAGTATCAGATCCCTTAGGATTTACTGCTCAAGGAATCACAACGATTAGAAGAAAAAACTTCAGATATGATCTCGAAGAAGTGAAGAAAATCTTTGATGAGTACAATGCAGAGCTCATTGTTATAGGACTTCCTAAAAATATGAATGGAACAATTGGTCCTTCAGGTGAAATGGCTCAAGACTTTGGAAAACGACTTGTTGAATTATTCAACCCTAAAATTGAATTTTGGGATGAGAGACTTACTACTGTTGCGGCTCATCGTGCAATGCTAGAAGCGGATTTATCAAGAAATAAAAGAAAAAAGATAGTTGATAAGATTGCAGCCACATTTATACTTCAAGGTTATCTGGATAGATTGGCAAAGCAATAATTGACTTTCATTATCAATAAAATTAAAATACAATATAAAAGGAGTGTTTTTTAATGGAAAATAATATTGATACAATAGTATTGCTAGATGAAGATGGAATTGAAACTGAATTTGAGGTTATTACAAAACTTGATATTGAAGACAATGAATACGTAATCGTAGTTCCAGTAGATGGATCAGAAGATGATGCGATTGCGTTAAAAATCGTTACAGATGAAGAGGGAAATGATGCTTTGATAACAGTAGAAGATGAGGAAGAATTTGCAATGGTTGCAGAAGCATATGAAACTCTTTTTGCTGATGACTTAAATTAATAAAGAGAGGTTTTAGCATGTCACAGGTATCATCAAAAGACTATAATCAATTGAAAGAAGATTTGAAAAAGAAAGGCTACAAATTGACTCCGCAAAGAAGAGCAATTGTAGATACTATTCTATTAAATAAAGGCAAGCACCTTACAGCTGAAGAAATTTATGATGAAGTGAAAGTAGGTTGCCCTGAGATAGGATTAGCGACTGTATATAGAACTATTTTACTTTTAGAAGAGATGGGGATAATATATAGACTTGATTTAAATGATGGAAGTGCAAGGTACGAAATGGCTCATGATGATGAGCATCATAGACACCATCATTTAGTTTGCAATAACTGTGGTAAGGTAATTGAAGTTGAAGCGGATTTACTTGATGATTTAGAAGAACTAATTGAAAAAAAATGCGACTTCAAGATAATGGATCACAGCGTGAAATTTTATGGCTTATGCAGCGAATGTGTTGGTAAAGACATATAAAGCTTTATAATAAAAAATTAAATAAATCTAAAGGAGGGGACATATGAAGCGTGAAAAACTAAAGGCGAAAATCATTCCTTTAGGTGGCACAAATGAAATTGGAAAAAACATGACTGCCATTGAGTTTAAAGATGATATAATCGTCATAGACAGCGGATTAAAATTTCCAGAAGAAGATATGTTCGGAATAGATATCGTAATTCCAGACATAACGTATTTACTAAAGAATAAAGACAAAGTTAAGGGTATATTCCTAACACACGGACATGAAGACCACATCGGTGCGTTGCCTTATGTGCTTAAGCAACTTAACATACCTATATACGGAACAAAGTTAACATTAGGTATAGTTGAAAGCAAATTAAAGGAACACGGTCTTCTAAGTACTACAGAACGTATTGTAGTAAAGCCAAAGGACGTTATCAAACTTGATTCGGTTTCAGTTGAATTTATTAAGACAAATCACAGTATAGCGGATTCGGTAGCTATAGCAATTCATACTCCAATGGGAGTCATATTGCATACTGGTGACTTTAAGATCGACTATACACCAATCGATGGAGAAGTAATTGATTTAGCTAGATTCGCAGAACTTGGTAAGAAAGGTGTACTTGCGCTGATGGCTGATAGTACCAATGTTGAAAGACCTGGATATACTATGTCTGAGAGCATTGTAGGAGATAACTTCTTAAAAATGTTTGCAAAGGCAAAAGGAAGAATATTAGTTGCAACTTTTGCGTCTAATATCCATAGAATTCAACAAATAATAACTGCAGCTCAAGAGAATGAGAGAAAAGTAGCAGTTTCGGGAAGAAGCATGGAAAACATTGTTCAAGTTGCTATTGAGCTTGGATATTTACAAATCGATAAAGAGGTTTTAATAACTCTAGATAATATAAATAAGTATCCAAATGATAAACTTGTAATAATAACTACCGGAAGTCAGGGAGAGCCAATGTCAGCTTTAGCTAGAATGGCTTCATCTGAACACAAAAAGATTAATATAGTAGAAGGAGATTTGGTTGTAATATCAGCTACTCCTATACCTGGAAACGAAAAATTTGTGTCGAGAATAGTAAATCAACTATTTAAAAAAGGTGCTGAGGTAATATATGAATCTGTTGCAGGTGTTCACGTTTCTGGTCATGCATGTCAAGAAGAACTAAAACTTATGCATACATTAACAAAGCCTAGATACTTTATACCTGTTCACGGAGAATATAGACATCTAAAGCAGCACGGTGAACTTGCTGTTAAGCTCGGATTACCACCTAAGAATTTCTTGATACCTGAAAATGGAGATGTTATTGAAATTACTAGAGATAACCTAAGAAAAAATGGAACAGTAATTTCAGGAAACGTTTTTGTTGATGGATTAGGTGTAGGCGATGTAGGTAATATAGTACTTAGAGATAGAAAACATTTATCTCAAGATGGTATACTTACCGTGGTTGTTACTATCGAAAGAGAAAGTGGCAATGTAATTGCAGGACCTGATATAATATCAAGAGGTTTCGTTTATGTAAGAGAATCAGAAGACTTAATGGATCAGGCTAAGGAAATTGTTAAATCGGTACTTAGACAATGTGAAGAGAATAAAGTTTCTGATTGGGCTACAATGAAGTCAAACATGAAAAATGAATTAAGAGTTTTCTTATATGAGAAAACTAAGAGAAAACCTATGATATTACCAATAATAATGGAAATATAATACTGGGGGAAGTAGTATGACAAATATATATGATAAAGCTCATGATTTTGCAAACGTACTTAAGGATTTACCTGAAGTAGTTGCATATAGAGAAGCTTCAAAAAAAATATCTGAAAGTCCAGAACTAAAAAAAATAGTTGAGGATTTTAGAAGGATTCAAATAGAGGCTTATAATGAGCAATTTCAAACTGGAACTGTAAGTGATGCAACAAAGGAGAAAATGCAAAAAGTTGGAAGCGTTGCGATGATTAATCCTTCTGTAGCTGTATACCTTCAAAGTGAAGCTCAATTTGCAGTTATATGGGAAGACTTGTTAAAAATATTTAACGATGCAATCGGTGTGGATATAATTACACCAAATTCCTAGTATTTTAGTTGACTTTTGTAGAAAGTAATATTAGAATTAAAATGTTGAAATTGGATACAACGGTATCCAATTTTATTTTGTGGTTAAAACCAATGGAGGATAAATATGGAATTAATAACAAGAAATGATATAAGAAACATAGCAATAATTGCTCACGTTGACCATGGTAAAACTACTTTAGTTGATGCGCTATTAAGACAAAGTAATATATTCAGAGCAAATGAAAAAGTAGAAGAAAGAGTAATGGACTCCAATGACCTAGAAAAGGAAAGAGGAATAACTATACTTTCAAAGAATACAGCAGTTACATACAATGACATTAAGATAAATATAATAGATACTCCAGGACATGCTGACTTCGGTGGAGAAGTTGAGAGAGTTCTTAAGATGGTTGATAGCGTTCTTTTAGTTGTAGACTCTTATGAAGGACCTATGCCTCAGACTAAATTCGTTTTAAAGAAGGCTTTAGAACTTGGATTGGATCCAATAGTTGTAATCAATAAAATCGATAGAGCAGATGCTAGACCTACTGATGTTATTGATGAAGTTTTTGAATTGTTCTTAGAGCTTGGAGCAACTGATAAACAGTTAGATTTCCCAATAGTTTATGCTTCAGCTAGAGAAGGTTTTGCAAAGATGGAAGTTGAAGATGAAAGCTCAAACATGGAACCTTTATTCAACACTATAATAGAGCATGTTGAACCACCAAAGGGATACATAGATGCTCCTCTTCAAATGCTTGTTACTACAATAGATTCAAGTGAATATGTTGGTAAGATAGTAATAGGTAAAGTTGTTCGTGGTAGAGTATCAAAGAATCAAAATATTGCTGTTGTAAGAAAAGATGGATCTACATCAAATTACAAGGTGTCAAGTCTTTATACATATAATGGACTAAAGAGAGAAGAAGCAAATGAAGCTGCACTTGGAGATATAATAGCTTTAAGTGGTATAGTTGATGTAAATATTGGAGAGACTATAGCAGACGCTCAAAATCCAGAGGCACTACCATTTGTTGATATAGACGAGCCTACATTAAATATGAACTTCATGGTAAATGACTCACCATTTGCAGGACGTGAAGGTGATTTCGTTACTTCAAGACATTTAAGAGATAGACTTATGAAAGAACTTGAAACAAATGTAAGTTTAAGAGTAAATGAACTTTCTCCTGACCGTTTTGAAGTTAGTGGAAGAGGAGAACTACATCTTTCAATACTTATAGAAACAATGAGAAGAGAAGGATATGAATTCCAAGTTTCTAAGCCAAATGTTATATTTAAAGAAGAACATGGAAAGAAAGTAGAACCTATTGAGTACTTAACTATAGATGTTCCAGAAGAATTTATGGGACCTGTTATGGAAAAACTAGGACCTAGAAAAGCTGAAATGGTTAATATGACTTCAGCTGTAAATGGGTACACAAGATTAGAATTCTTAATACCTGCTAGAGGTCTTATAGGATTCAGAAGTGAATTCATGACAGATACTAAAGGTAATGGTATAATGAACCACGTATTTGAAGGCTACGATAAATACAGAGGTGATATTCCTGGAAGAAGCAGAGGATCACTTGTTGCTTTTGAAGCTGGTGATGCAATAGCTTATGGATTATTCAATGCTCAAGAAAGAGGTACTCTATTCATAGAACCAGGTACTGAAGTTTATTCAGGAATGGTATGCGGTGAGTGTTCAAGAGCGGAAGATATAGAAGTTAATGTTTGTAAGAGAAAACATCAATCTAATACAAGAGCTTCTGGTTCTGATGATTCATTAAGATTAACTCCAGCAAAGAAACTTTCACTAGAAGAATGTCTAGAATTTATAAATTCTGACGAGCTTGTAGAAGTTACCCCTAAAAACATTAGAATGAGAAAGAGATTATTAGATTCTAATGAAAGAAAGAGAGCTGCAAGAAAGTAATTTGCTTGTTGGCATAAAAATAGTATAATTAAGTAAATAGCCTAGTAGGCTATTTACTTTTGTATATAAAGGGTTTTAAGCACCATAGATAAAGATATAATTATTGTACATATTAATTTTTAGTATAACTTTTGTAGTAGGTTATACGGTTTAAAAGTAGGGGGATTTTATGAGAAACTTTAAAAAGCCTTTAATTTTTATTTCTTCCTTTATATTAATAGTTCTTATTGCTATAACATTTTTCTACATAAAATATTTAAGAGCTATAAATGACCCTCTCCAAGGAAAGGGAAGTACAGTAAATGTAGTTGTAAAAGAAGGAGAAAGTCTATACGACGTTCTAGATCATTTAAATAGTGATAAGTCACTAAAGAGTTTATATGCAGCAAAATACTATATAAAGAAAAACAACTTAGGTGGAGAGATTCAGCCAGGTACATATGACATTTTAATAGGAACTTCTCTTGACAAAATTATTAGTTTGCTAAAAGAAGGTGGACATAACATTAAAATAACAATTCCTGAAGGGTTGAATGTGGAGGAAATTGCAGCAAAGGTTGAGAAAAGTGGTCTTGTCACTAAAGACGAATTTTTAGCTGCAGTAAAAAAATATCCATTACCTAAGTATGTAAAAGAAAATAAAGATAAAAGATATGAGCTTGAAGGATATTTATTCCCAGACACATATTTTTTCAAGAAGAGCGATAAGTCTGATGACATAATAATGGCAATGATTGCCAGATTCCAGCAAGTGATGAGTGAAGTTCAAAAGGAAACTAATAAATCAATATCAGATTCTGATTATGAGGACATAATAAATAAGGCTTCAATGATTGAAAAAGAAGCTAGAGTGGATTCTGATAGACCTTTAATATCTTCAGTTATTGATAATAGATTAAAAAAGAATATGCCTCTTCAATTAGATGCAACAATATTATATGCTATAGGACAACATAAAGATGTAGTAACCCTTAAGGATTTAGAAGTTAAGTCTCCTTATAATACGTATAAAAGTAAAGGATTACCAGTAGGCCCAATCTGTAATCCAGGAAAGCAATCAATCTTAGCTGCGGTTAAACCGGAAGATACTAACTTCTTATACTACTTACTGAAGAAAAATAATGAGCACTATTTTACTGCTGATTATAATGATTTTTTAAAGATGAAGAAAGAATTAGGATATTAATTATAACCAAATTAGTTGGAGGAAATTATGAGTGGAATTACACATGACTACATGGAGGAATATCTTAGAGGTCTAATTGGAGACAGCGAAGGTGAACTATATGAGTTAGAAAAGTATGCAGAAGAAAATTCAGTCCCAATAGTACAAAAAGAAGCAGGTAAGTTTTTAGAGTTTATGGTTTCTATGAAAAAACCTAAAAAAATATTAGAACTAGGAACTGCTATTGGGTACTCTGCCATCCTTATGAGTAAAGCTGCTAATGGAAATGCAAGTATAACATCAATAGAACGTGATGAAAATATGGTATCTATTGCAGAGAGTAATATTTCAAAGTATAATTTTAGTGATAAAATTAAAGTTGTTAAAGGTGATTGTCTAGAAATATTAGAAGGTTTAGATGATAAGTTTGATCTGATTTTTATGGATGCTGGTAAAGGGCACTATAATCATTTTTTACCTCATTGTCTAAGACTGTTAGCTGAAGATGGAATCATAATATCAGACAATGTTCTTTTTAGAGGAATGGTTGCTTCTAATGACTTGGTTATAAGAAGAAAAATAACGATAGTTAAAAGAATGAGAAAATATCTTGAAGAGATATCCAAAGAT
Proteins encoded in this region:
- a CDS encoding PRC-barrel domain-containing protein, which encodes MQRIKDFEYMNAYNIQGKKLGSIKEIYIDFFNGKLKGFEVNRRGLKKENFIDIQDIITLNKSLIFDKFSKAQGLPFCKIKSMDVVDKCGEIVGVVEDIVIDPSDYTIKGLIISSGFINKLIKGKNIVLLSQIILGEKFILYYGSYNVLLKSMPHSFTKGDCYEET
- a CDS encoding AI-2E family transporter, which produces MKKPSKKIIINLILAAVILIVVVLYIKLRIIREVIFIIIFSFIVSYTLKPLLMYSMEKTKINKKLGAGLIILAVFSFVVITIVGVIPSLFKEGANIETIMNSVERLVNWVNSKVHMNQYGIFDTLSVQINERLNVALSNFSEKAFDSLVDFSENLLSLAVVPVVSYYFLAEGNVIENKLLLLVPMKKRSIIKRIISDIDKALGRYIFSQFVLCIIIGVLTFFVLICLKIQFPILLSIFNAVVNIIPYFGPLIGAIPAILVALIQSPTKAIYATILLFIIQQVEGNLISPQITASSIKMHPLLIIILLLIGEKIGGFFGMILAIPIGVIIKVIYEDIDYHMY
- the alaS gene encoding alanine--tRNA ligase, with translation MKYMGANELRDAYLKFFESKDHLVMPSFSLVPKNDKSLLLINAGMAPLKPYFTGVEEPPRKRVATCQKCIRTGDIENVGKTSRHGTFFEMLGNFSFGDYFKNEIIPWAWEFITETLSIPKDKLYVTIYLEDDEAFDIWTSKTDVDPSRIFRLGKDDNFWEIGVGPCGPCTEIHFDRGDGKITSVEEFVKAADEDRVVEFWNLVFTQFDKDEEGNYNRLAKPNIDTGMGLERITTIMQGVDNIFEIDTVKNILGTVSKIANVEYKSDDNKDVSLRIITDHVKGVTMLICDGVQPSNEGRGYVLRRLLRRAARHGRLLGIKELFLTKIVDSVVENYSSGYPELLEKAQYIKKVVLLEEERFNETIDSGMDILKGYINELEAAKGEVLSGEKVFKLYDTYGFPLELTEEILEEKGMKVDLEGFNREMKEQRERARAARGTTSYMGSDEIPVNKIEATLSTNFDGYGTIKHQGTVLLLSDSTEFREELSEGEEGFLVVDNTPFYAEMGGQVGDTGIITGEGFKAEVLDCKKNPGGKIYHVIKVTFGTVKVNDTVSLEVDNNRRNSICKNHTATHMLHEALREVLGEHVNQSGSYVDSERLRFDFTHFSALSAEELYKVETMVNEKIMEAYSVCTDVMTIDQAKNSGAMALFDDKYSDEVRVVSIGDFSKELCGGTHVSNSGQIGLFKVVSETGVAAGIRRIEALTGFNAIKHFESKSEIIREVTSTLKCNEKDILRKLHSQTVDLKEKEKEIQELKLKMVQGSENDILASAKEIKGVKVVASTVEGLDGNALRDLADKIRNKVGNGVVVLGSAADGKVNLVAMATRDAIEKGIHCGKIIKEVATIAGGGGGGRPDMAQAGGKNPEKLNEALAKVNELVELLVK
- a CDS encoding IreB family regulatory phosphoprotein, which codes for MANNLDHTMQFDFTKNKKDLTKAILNEVYNSLKEKGYNPVNQLVGYLISGDPTYITNYNGARALVRKLERDEILEEVIKSYLEIK
- the ruvX gene encoding Holliday junction resolvase RuvX is translated as MRIIGLDFGQKTIGVAVSDPLGFTAQGITTIRRKNFRYDLEEVKKIFDEYNAELIVIGLPKNMNGTIGPSGEMAQDFGKRLVELFNPKIEFWDERLTTVAAHRAMLEADLSRNKRKKIVDKIAATFILQGYLDRLAKQ
- a CDS encoding DUF1292 domain-containing protein, translated to MENNIDTIVLLDEDGIETEFEVITKLDIEDNEYVIVVPVDGSEDDAIALKIVTDEEGNDALITVEDEEEFAMVAEAYETLFADDLN
- a CDS encoding Fur family transcriptional regulator, giving the protein MSQVSSKDYNQLKEDLKKKGYKLTPQRRAIVDTILLNKGKHLTAEEIYDEVKVGCPEIGLATVYRTILLLEEMGIIYRLDLNDGSARYEMAHDDEHHRHHHLVCNNCGKVIEVEADLLDDLEELIEKKCDFKIMDHSVKFYGLCSECVGKDI
- a CDS encoding ribonuclease J; translation: MKREKLKAKIIPLGGTNEIGKNMTAIEFKDDIIVIDSGLKFPEEDMFGIDIVIPDITYLLKNKDKVKGIFLTHGHEDHIGALPYVLKQLNIPIYGTKLTLGIVESKLKEHGLLSTTERIVVKPKDVIKLDSVSVEFIKTNHSIADSVAIAIHTPMGVILHTGDFKIDYTPIDGEVIDLARFAELGKKGVLALMADSTNVERPGYTMSESIVGDNFLKMFAKAKGRILVATFASNIHRIQQIITAAQENERKVAVSGRSMENIVQVAIELGYLQIDKEVLITLDNINKYPNDKLVIITTGSQGEPMSALARMASSEHKKINIVEGDLVVISATPIPGNEKFVSRIVNQLFKKGAEVIYESVAGVHVSGHACQEELKLMHTLTKPRYFIPVHGEYRHLKQHGELAVKLGLPPKNFLIPENGDVIEITRDNLRKNGTVISGNVFVDGLGVGDVGNIVLRDRKHLSQDGILTVVVTIERESGNVIAGPDIISRGFVYVRESEDLMDQAKEIVKSVLRQCEENKVSDWATMKSNMKNELRVFLYEKTKRKPMILPIIMEI